The genomic interval CTCAAACTATTTTTTATAGCCAAAAAGCTGTGCCTTGAATTAAATGAGATGCCATACTCCATAAATAGTGCCATAATGATATCGTCAGCAAGCTGAATCTGATCATCGCCCTCACTGAATTCAAAAAATACGTTCTCTCCCTGAACCTCTACTTCATAGCCTCCCAGCTCTTCTTCAATCTCATCTAAGCTCGTAAATTCTCTATCTTCCTCATCCCATTCCAAAAGTACTTCCATGACAGAGGACTGTGCACTGGTGGGGAAGCTTCTTTCTTGTACAAGTAGATTCCATGTTTCTAATGCTGAATAGGGCTTATGCTCTTCTCCAATCATAATGCTTCTCTGTATGATCGACTGGAGGGCATGATTTCCTAGTGCTTTCTGTAAGACAAAAGTGGTTGGTTCTTGAGTGTGAACTGTCTTTTTTTTGTTCCCTACCTTTGTTGTAGTAACAGCTTTGTTTTTTGTACCTTTTAACACAACGCTTCCCCCATGTGCCCATTATTAATACGATGTTATTGCACTTCCCAAACTGCCGCCTGAACCTAAGCCCCCGAAATCATCATCGTCTTCATCACTATCATTATCTTTTACTTCATCATTGTGATAGTCTTCATGCTCTGCATTATCTAGTAATTCTTGATATAACTCCGGATGTCGCTCCTCTAAGAATCTAGAGAAAAACCAATGTAAAGTTTGATTAGCATGCTCAGATTCACTCGTTCCTTGGGTTAAATCATTCAAAGTCATCCTTAACATTCTATCGCCTGTATAATCAGCCAGCTTGCCACCGTGCTTTTGTTTGAATCCATGCCAAAAATCAATAAATATATCGCCTAAAATAGGATCACTCATGATTCCAGGTCGTTTGTCTCTTTGGCTTTTCTTACCACCCTTTTTTTCCGTTCTTCTGCTTCCTTTTTCCTTCTTTCTGTTATTGCTATTGCCATCCAGATCTTTTTTTCGTCCAAGCTGAAACACTTGCTGTACAGCACCATTTCCTATCATTCTCTGCAAGGTAAGGACATCCTTGGGATCCACTTCCCTCCCTCTAGCAACAAATGGAGCGCCTTGTCTAGATGAACTGACCTGTTTTTCCTGAATTGTATCCTTTGTATAATTAACCTTTTTATCCAAGCGACCTGCTATATGCTTGTACATCCTCACACGCTCCTTATTGACCTAATCGATTAGATTTCATGCCGTACTTTTTTAATTCTTGATCACCAGTTTCTTTTCATGCTGAGATTTTAATATAGTTTATCCTTCAAAATCTGACTATTCAACATAAATCTGTCGACACATAATTGCACATAATCATTCCCTTATCAATACTGGCACGATTATAGATCACATTAAGGATTTTATTACTTATTCTACCTTCATATTCAGTTCAAGACATCTAGAGTACTTAAGTTCGACATTAGGAAAGGTAACACGTTATCAACGAATATTTCAGCTGGTTCTTCCTGAGAACTGCTCCATTTAACAACCACCCCGTAAATCGACCAACTAATCATCGTTGCGATCCATTCTATTTTCCGGAGTTCTTGAGTTGAATAATTCCCGGCCTGAGTTAAACATGTAATAATCACGTTATACAGCTGTTCCTTGGCATTCTGCTCCATAGCTTGTGATAGAGTCCGCCTTGAATTTAACCGCTTAGTTACTTCAATCTGCCACTGACAGACTGCCAGCATCAGACTTCGCAACAAATCATGGCCCTGCAAATTCGTACCTTCTGGAATCCATGTAGATAGAATCTCCGTAAAAGCCCCCTTCATGGTCAATTCAAGCAGTTCATATTTATCTTGAAAATGGTTATAAAAAGTGGCACGGTTCAGCTCTGCCCGTTCCATAATATCTTGAATTGAGATGTCTTCAAAGTCCTTCTCTGCAAGCAAATCAGTAAATGCCTTCTGAATATATTTTCTCGTCCGCTTCACACGAGGATCATTAGGGTTAACTAAACTCATGTCACATTATCTCCTTATCTCGCTATCCCGACCTGGGAAAAACACAATTTCGATAAAATGTTGCTTACACAACAGATCAATCCTTTTGCTTATTGTTTAGCTTACGTAATAATATTAACATGTTAATTGACAATTGTTGTTTAGTCAACATTTGTAGATAAAATTAATATTTTTTTGGGAGAGTGGGGATGATGAAAGACTTATTTATAGCAGGCGGTACTTCTGGAATGGGTAAAGGAATTGCCATGCACTATTTACGCCAAGGTAGCAGGGTAACTGTTTCCGGCAGTAACCTTCTCAGGGGAAAAGACTTTTTAGATGAAGCGGCAGAACTTGGGGCTAAGAAACAGGCGTCCTTTATTCAAGCTAATCTGTTGTCTTTGTCCGAAAATCGACGGGTAATCAAAGAGGTGCAACAACGCCATCAGTCACTTGATGGATTAGTTCTAACGGCTATGCAGCAATTTCCTAAGCGCAAACTGACTCCGGATGGTTTTGAAAGCACGCTTGCCCTTTATTACATCAGTCGGTTTGTTTTGAGCTACGGATTGACGGAGTTGCTGGAACTCGGTGACAATCCAGTAATTGTGAGCATTGGAGGTACTGGAATGACGAAAGGAGAGATACATTGGGATGACCTGAATCTTCAACAGGGGTATGGCTTACTTAAGGCTACTCTGCAGGGAGGACGTGCAAACGATCTGCTTGGGGTGGCCTATACCGAGAATCATAAAAACGGGAAGACCCGCTTTATTCTTAACCACCCCGGCTATACCAATAGCGGTACAAATCATTTGTCCCAGCCTTTTAAAGGGATAATGAAAGTAATGGGTAAGCTCTTTGCACAGCCAGTAGAAAAAAGTATTCAACCGATTATCAAGCTGATGGATAATCCTCCCTCCCAACGTCTTATTGCCTGGGATCGAACGAAGTCCCTAGACCTTACCCTTCCTACTCTTAGTAAGGAGGATGCGCTTAAGCTATATAACCTTACTAAGCACATCCTAAGATAGCTTAAGCGATAATTCCTTCAAATATAGGTAAGTATTATAGGCTGCAAAAGTAAATTCTTGCAGCCACTATTATTTGCATACATTTGAGCAGGACTCCTAACACCACTGAGCTCAGGGATATAGGTCATAACCTCCTGATCCGACGTATATTCGTAACGGCTTGCCAATCTTTCTCTTCAAACTTTCGAATGATTAATTGCTTCGTCTTAATATACATAATTCGATCTCCAATCTCTTGCGTATCTACTATATCACTGCCATTCTTGATATTTTCTTAGTACTTGCCTTTTAATCCGCTGCTGCTTACGATCAGAAAAGATGTCCTCAATATGATCTTGGCCATCTAGATTATACTTGCCATGATTCGCTGATATGACGTTCCATGCATACTCCTGATCACCGCTTACACCAAATTCAGATTTGGTTAAGAAAAGAACGTATCGTGCATTTTCTATGAAAGGTGAATATCCCATAGGGGTAAAAATGTGGTTATTTTCTACATCAAAGTCAGTTAAGGGTTGAGGAATTGTGATTTCATTCTCTTCATATACTCCTTTAATAATATGTCGCACCTTGATTTGAGTATCTACCCAATATTCTCGTGATTGGTCATTAATAATCCGATTTTTGTGGATCTGCTTTAATTCTTCAAAGCTTTGAGTCGCCTCTCCGATAATAATTAATTCTGCTCTGTCCTCAACATCATTGAGGTGGTCATATTGTTTATATAACGGTTCTAGCGCTTTAGTTATGATAAAACCGTCATGCTCTACCTCCAGTATCTGAGCTTCAAAATTTGACTGTATGTACAAGGCTATTCCTATGCCTACTAGAACAACCCCAATACTAATCAAACTTATAATCAATACCTTCTTTGATATCACCTTTGCTCTCCTTTCAAATGGAGTGTAGCAACTTCCGCCTATTTCAATATATTAGGTAATGAGGATAAAGAATCCTCTTTTTAGTGTGATAAGTGATAGACGTTAGTTTAAAAACCTAAAGGAGTTGATTAAAATATCTGAATTGAATCCCTATCGCAGTAATGAGGATCCTTTTGAGCAATTACTTAGATCCTTCCATGATTTGATGGAGAGCAACTGGGCGTCTCCATTTGGCTACCAATCATTTCGAAGCAGTATTCGAGAGGACACAAACCATTACATTGTAACGGCAGAGCTTCCTGGGGTTGCTAAGGATGATATTAATCTTGAGCTAGAAGGGCATTATCTGACCATCCGTGCGAAGACTAATGAAATAAATGAGCTAAAGGATCATAACAACTATTTAATTGGTAGTTCAAGGAGAACTGGAGAATTTGTGAGGAGCTTCTTTTTAGGAAACGCGGATGTAAATTCTATTCAAGCTAAATTAGAGAACGGTTTGCTACACGTATGGATACCTAAGCTTCCTGATAACCATCATTCTCGTAAACAGATTCCAATCGACTAGTTGAGCCTGTTGAACTGAAGCGAGATGTAGCCATTAAAAGTGTTTGAAAGCGAATCGGTGTTTCGGTGAATAACTTTGTGGATTGTGGGTAGACCTTAAAGCAAGACTTTAAGCTGAGTCAACGATTCGTTTTCATTTTTTATCATCCTGTCTTCATTCAAATACCACTTGTTCTAAGCTATCTATTGTGCTACACTCTTAACATACTAATGAGTATTTGAATATAATATCAAGGAGATTAATTATGTCTACAAAGGATAGAGTCTTTGAAGTTGCTGTTCGCCTCGTCGCAGAAAAGCCCTTTGATCAAATTACAATGGCAGAGATAGCTCAAGAAGCTGGAGTGCATTGGACCTCTGTTCGCCGTTACTTTGGCGGTAAGACTGAAATGAGAGAGTGGCTTCGAGATAAACAAATGAGTGAGAATTACCAACTAAGTGATACGCGTTCACGAATCATAAAGGCTGCTGCCACCGTGTTTTCAAAAATAGGATACCATCAGGCTTCTCTAGATCTAGTTGCTGAGCACACAGGGATGACTAAAGGGGCTGTGTATTGGCATTTTAGTAGTAAGCAGGACCTTTTTCTAGCGTTATTAGAGCAGCATCTACAGCAACAAATTCGTCTACTCTCAATAAGGATTGAAGCTTTGCTTACTTCACCCAATCCACGCTTAGCACTGGAAGAATGGCTCAAAGAGCAATTAGAAGGATTAGCAGAGAATAAAGAATCAGCTGGTCTTTTCATGGAATTTGTTGTGGCTAGCCGTGAGAAAGAAGTACGCGATCGTTTAACTAGTTTACAGCGTGATTTTTTACAACACATTAGCGAATTGATAGCTGACATGCAACATCAAGGACGAATAAGGGCAAGCATAAATCCAAGTAGTTTTGCTTTGCTGATTGATTCTATTCTAAAAGGGGCGGCTGTTGAGTGGATGATTGACCCTGAGAGGGCCGATCTTTCCTCATATATTCATACTGTTTCAGCCTTCTTATGGGAAAATATAAGTCCTTCTTCTTGAACTTAGGACTTGTATAAGTCTTTTCAAAGCAGATTGTTCATTCATTTTCTATACCAATAACATACTAATTGGTATTTGAATAATATTATAAGTAGTATATTGATGTGTTTTTCTTTATTGTACTTCCATATATTTTTATCTGTTTTACCACAATCTCACTAGTTTTTTGTAGGAACGCATTCTTAAATTTGAGGAGTGACATAAAATGTATGTACTTATCGGTATCGGATTTTTTATTGCTATACTAGTTATATATAATCTTCATCAATTTAAAAGAGCAGAGGAACAATATCCACCTCAAGGAAAGTTCATAACGATTAATGGCTATAGATTGCATTACTTGGAACAAGGTAAAGAAGACGGTCAGGCTGTAGTATTTTTGCATGGGGGTGTCCTTACAGCTAATGACTTTCAGGATGTAATGAGCAAAGCAGTAGCTCATGGATACCGTGCTTACGCCTTCGATCGACCAGGATATGGCTACAGTGATAGACCAAAAAACACTACACCAGAAGATCAAGCAAAGATGATTCACGAAGCATTAGCTAAGCTTGGGGTGATAAAGCCCATATTAGTCGGGCACTCTTGGAGTGGTCTTCTAGTCTTAGCTTATGCACTTCAATACCCAGGCAAAGTGACCGGAATAATTACACTGGGAGGAGGAATGTATGCCGAAGGATATCCAGCAGAGAATGGAGATCCTATCTCATCATTGGTAATCACCCCATGGCTTGGTTTTATTTCACTCCACACTCTTCTTGCAACGATTGGTCCACTATTATCCGACCAGATTATGAAAGTAACTTTTAATCCAGAACTAGTTCCAGAGGGATATAAACAAGAAGCTAAAGCATTATGGCTTCGACCTGGCCAGTTCAGAGCAAACAGAGAGGATATCCTTTACTTCTCTTCTGTAGCAAAACGTATTTCTAAGAAGTACAAGGATATTACAGTCCCTATTGTTATTGGACTAGGGGAAGATGATCCCTTTGAAACCAAAGAACACAGCTTCCGTTTACATCGAGAAGTACCACAATCCCATTTGTTAGTCTGGAAAGAAACAGCACACATGATTCCTCAGCTTCATCCAGAGAAAGTTTGGGAAGCAATAAAACTACTTTAAACAATAATTCATCTGTGATAAGATGCTAAAAATATCATATTTTTTAGCAAACCAAAAGGATGTGAAGCTTACCATGTTTGACGTTTCTTCTAAATACTATGACACTATTTACAGCACAAAAAATTACAAAACTGAAGCAGAACAGATTCATCAATACATAACCAATGAAAGGCAGGAGTATAAAACCATCCTAGACGTTGCCTGTGGGACAGCTCAACATGCCTTTTACCTAAAGGATCAGTATTTAGTTGATGGAATCGATCTTAACCCTGAATTTATATCTAACGATATTAAAATGTGTAGGATGACTCATGCTCGAAGACAAGGCAATCTTTCCATACTAAAGCTTGATTACTTGTTCGGTACTGATTCAGGAATAGAGTATTTTACTGAGGAACATCGGATGGGGCTATTTACAGTCAATGATCTTATTCATTCATTTATGCAAGCAGGATTCGAGGTAGAATATGATGAACATGGACTTATTGGCAGAGGTATGTACATTGCACGAAAAATGGGATAGGCGTTACAAAAAAGGATCTACTATGTCACTATTTATTTATATAATATTTGCTATTGTCTCTTTATCTATCACGTATACCCCCTATGCCATCTATTCGACATAAGGGTAAATCTTCTTGCAAACAAAAAAGAGCCCCTATTAAGAGACTCTTTCAATCCTTATGGGCTCTGTTGGCGGCTTTGGCGGTGACCCTCCACCACCTGGATCAACAATAGCGCTTGAGATAGGAGTAAAAAGTAGCCCAAGAAGCAAAGCACTAGAAAGTAAATTCATGGATAATTTTCCCATTTTTATCTGTACCCCTTTCTTTTTTTTATAATTTCTATATTCTACAATCGAGTTTAATCTCCTTTACTTATCAGAATTTTCTATTTTAACTTTAATTTTTATTTATTATTCACAAGTAAAAAAGACGCCCTCTAAATTGCTCCTACTTCACCCTGCTTACACTTGTAAATAGACCTTTATTGTAATCCAGCTCCATGACATATGTTGCAGAGCTATTGCCTTTATCATTGAACCATTGTATAAATGATTTTATTTCTGCCATTACAGTCAATAGGGGGTTAGTATCATAAAATAAAAAAATCCTGCTCAGAAGTCTCTGAAACAGGATCATTTAGTATATTTGATTCTACTTATTTCTCTATCGTTTCAATTACAACATCACCACGTAATGTATTACTAATAGTACAAGAGCGTTCCACTATCGTTAGTAGCTTAGCACGGTAAGCAGGATCTAGAACAGAAGGAAACGTAAGGGTAGTATGGAAATGAGTAAATCGATTAGTTACCCCTTCTTCTTTTCTTGCCTTAACCTCTACGATGATTTCATCCTTCTCATACGACACTCCATCACGCTCTAAAAGCTTCTGCAATGTGATAGATATACATAGGGCTAATGCACTCTCTAAAAGCTCTTTAGGTGATAGCCCCTCTTGATCTGGTGCGTGGCTACCAACCAGCTGTATGCCTGCTCCATTATATACTTGATCCTGCCCACCTTCGATACGAATAATTGCCATTGTATGACTTCCCTTCTGAATATAATGTATAACCATCCTACAACAAATGCTTGCTCATTTACTAAAATGAAGCTTCAACATAATGAGATTTTTTACTTCAATTAAATCCTCTTATACAAAATGACAGGCTGTCTTATGGCCAGACCGAATCTCACGTAGCTTAGGAATCTCCTGTGCACATTGCTCGGTAGCTATAGGACACCGTGTTCTGAAGACACAGCCTGATGGGGGTTCAAGGGGTGAAGGAATCTCCCCCTTTAAAACGATTCTTTCACGCATCCGTCGAGATAGGTTGGGTACAGAGGAAAGCAGGGCTTTTGTGTAAGGGTGTAGTGGATTTGCGAACAGCTCATCGGTATGGGCTTCCTCTACAATACGTCCTAGATACATAATACCAATCCTATCGGAAATATGTCGCACAACACTTATATCATGAGTAATAAAGAGCATCGTTAATTGAAACTCTCTCTGTAGCCTTTTGAGCATGTTTAAAATTTGCGACTGAATCGAAACATCCAAAGCAGATACAGGCTCATCACAGATCAGGATTTGCGGATTTAAAATTAGAGCTCTTGCTAGACCTAAACGCTGACGCTGTCCTCCAGAAAATTCATGTGAGTAACGGTAAGCATGCTCTGGCTGCAGTCCAACTGTTTTTAACATTTGATATACCTGTTCTATACGTTCTGATGAACTTCCTATTTGATGAATATCTAACGGCTCTCGCAGAATATCTCCTATCCTCTTACGAGGATTAAGAGAGGCATACGGGTCCTGAAAAACAAATTGTATCTCTTTACGAATAGACCTAAGCTCCCTTTCACTCAAATGGGTAATATCCTGTCCACGGTAGCGAACCTCTCCACTTGTCGCAGGACTCAATCCAAGAAGTGCCCGACCAGTTGTACTTTTTCCTGATCCAGATTCACCTACCAAACCATAGGTTTCCCCTTCATAAA from Bacillus horti carries:
- a CDS encoding TetR family transcriptional regulator, with protein sequence MSLVNPNDPRVKRTRKYIQKAFTDLLAEKDFEDISIQDIMERAELNRATFYNHFQDKYELLELTMKGAFTEILSTWIPEGTNLQGHDLLRSLMLAVCQWQIEVTKRLNSRRTLSQAMEQNAKEQLYNVIITCLTQAGNYSTQELRKIEWIATMISWSIYGVVVKWSSSQEEPAEIFVDNVLPFLMSNLSTLDVLN
- a CDS encoding SDR family NAD(P)-dependent oxidoreductase, yielding MKDLFIAGGTSGMGKGIAMHYLRQGSRVTVSGSNLLRGKDFLDEAAELGAKKQASFIQANLLSLSENRRVIKEVQQRHQSLDGLVLTAMQQFPKRKLTPDGFESTLALYYISRFVLSYGLTELLELGDNPVIVSIGGTGMTKGEIHWDDLNLQQGYGLLKATLQGGRANDLLGVAYTENHKNGKTRFILNHPGYTNSGTNHLSQPFKGIMKVMGKLFAQPVEKSIQPIIKLMDNPPSQRLIAWDRTKSLDLTLPTLSKEDALKLYNLTKHILR
- a CDS encoding Hsp20/alpha crystallin family protein gives rise to the protein MIKISELNPYRSNEDPFEQLLRSFHDLMESNWASPFGYQSFRSSIREDTNHYIVTAELPGVAKDDINLELEGHYLTIRAKTNEINELKDHNNYLIGSSRRTGEFVRSFFLGNADVNSIQAKLENGLLHVWIPKLPDNHHSRKQIPID
- a CDS encoding TetR/AcrR family transcriptional regulator, encoding MSTKDRVFEVAVRLVAEKPFDQITMAEIAQEAGVHWTSVRRYFGGKTEMREWLRDKQMSENYQLSDTRSRIIKAAATVFSKIGYHQASLDLVAEHTGMTKGAVYWHFSSKQDLFLALLEQHLQQQIRLLSIRIEALLTSPNPRLALEEWLKEQLEGLAENKESAGLFMEFVVASREKEVRDRLTSLQRDFLQHISELIADMQHQGRIRASINPSSFALLIDSILKGAAVEWMIDPERADLSSYIHTVSAFLWENISPSS
- a CDS encoding alpha/beta fold hydrolase, translating into MYVLIGIGFFIAILVIYNLHQFKRAEEQYPPQGKFITINGYRLHYLEQGKEDGQAVVFLHGGVLTANDFQDVMSKAVAHGYRAYAFDRPGYGYSDRPKNTTPEDQAKMIHEALAKLGVIKPILVGHSWSGLLVLAYALQYPGKVTGIITLGGGMYAEGYPAENGDPISSLVITPWLGFISLHTLLATIGPLLSDQIMKVTFNPELVPEGYKQEAKALWLRPGQFRANREDILYFSSVAKRISKKYKDITVPIVIGLGEDDPFETKEHSFRLHREVPQSHLLVWKETAHMIPQLHPEKVWEAIKLL
- a CDS encoding class I SAM-dependent methyltransferase; protein product: MFDVSSKYYDTIYSTKNYKTEAEQIHQYITNERQEYKTILDVACGTAQHAFYLKDQYLVDGIDLNPEFISNDIKMCRMTHARRQGNLSILKLDYLFGTDSGIEYFTEEHRMGLFTVNDLIHSFMQAGFEVEYDEHGLIGRGMYIARKMG
- a CDS encoding OsmC family protein, translating into MAIIRIEGGQDQVYNGAGIQLVGSHAPDQEGLSPKELLESALALCISITLQKLLERDGVSYEKDEIIVEVKARKEEGVTNRFTHFHTTLTFPSVLDPAYRAKLLTIVERSCTISNTLRGDVVIETIEK
- a CDS encoding ABC transporter ATP-binding protein, whose translation is MNQRDPLLDVVSLEKKFPVYGAFGKLFGSKGQVHAVTDVSFSLYEGETYGLVGESGSGKSTTGRALLGLSPATSGEVRYRGQDITHLSERELRSIRKEIQFVFQDPYASLNPRKRIGDILREPLDIHQIGSSSERIEQVYQMLKTVGLQPEHAYRYSHEFSGGQRQRLGLARALILNPQILICDEPVSALDVSIQSQILNMLKRLQREFQLTMLFITHDISVVRHISDRIGIMYLGRIVEEAHTDELFANPLHPYTKALLSSVPNLSRRMRERIVLKGEIPSPLEPPSGCVFRTRCPIATEQCAQEIPKLREIRSGHKTACHFV